One genomic window of Fusarium fujikuroi IMI 58289 draft genome, chromosome FFUJ_chr01 includes the following:
- a CDS encoding related to mfs-multidrug-resistance transporter, translating to MVTGPDIYRFGYLHSPISSLSNYSRERQSYKMTAQVGRALSYMTFKPHTVTIKHEAPYLNEEGYVDFSPDDLENPRNWSLKRRWAITCVAVFLAMNGNFASSIFSGSIDSVMEEFGISEVAASLTTTMFLLGFCAGPFVFAPLSEFYGRRWIFYITFLAYMAFNFLCAFPTNFGSLLVGRFLAGVFISAPLSTTPGVLVDLWDPIERGNATGIFSLASWVGPSLGPVVSGFVQLKKNWRWGMYSVLWLGALTVLLMFLIPETHAPTILAKKAKRARKSGIAGYEKVIMEGEEDKPSLAHVYKLALTRPWVLMFDLISLLCSIYTCIVFTLQFMLFSIYPIVFRDMRGWNAGVSQLPLLGQVVGAVLGAIVIFVDSERRRSKDAAGKTLLPEDRLLMAMFGGVAFPITMFWLAWSANYNAVPWIVPTLAGTFLSAALMLVYVAIINYLTDTYAQYAASVIAANTVARSAGSAAAPLFTAQMFTALGVGGGGSLIGGVATLLALIPFVFFWYGARIRRKSKYALVEPGQMEKMDEEADPTDYGVQAEETQHTGDMDEPAQTKRPEDA from the exons ATGGTTACCGGCCCAGACATATATCGCTTTGGCTACCTACATTCTCCAATCTCATCACTTTCCAACTACTCACGAGAGCGTCAAAGCTACAAGATGACCGCTCAAGTGGGCAGAGCCCTTTCCTACATGACATTCAAGCCTCACACTGTCACCATAAAACATGAAGCTCCTTATCTCAATGAAGAAGGCTATGTCGACTTCTCGCCTGACGATCTCGAGAACCCGCGAAACTGGTCCCTCAAGAGAAGATGGGCCATTACCTGTGTCGCAGTATTTCTCGCAATGAACGGAAACTTTGCCTCAAGCATATTTTCTGGCAGCATCGACTCTGTCATGGAAGAGTTTGGGATATCAGAGGTTGCTGCGAGCTTGACAACTACAATGTTTTTGCTCGGCTTCTGCGCCGGGCCCTTTGTCTTTGCGCCACTTTCTGAGTTCTATGGTCGTCGGTGGATCTTTTACATCACTTTTCTTGCCTACATGGCCTTCAACTTTCTCTGCGCTTTCCCTACAAACTTTGGATCACTACTCGTTGGTCGATTCTTGGCTGGTGTCTTTATCTCTGCGCCGCTGAGCACCACCCCGGGCGTTTTGGTCGACCTCTGGGACCCTATTGAGCGAGGAAACGCCACGGGAATCTTCAGCTTGGCTTCCTGGGTTGGCCCATCACTCGGGCCGGTGGTGTCCGGTTTCGTTCAGCTTAAGAAGAACTGGCGATGGGGTATGTACTCCGTCTTATGGCTCGGAGCTTTGACGGTTCTTCTCATGTTCTTAATCCCCGAGACGCACGCGCCGACCATTCTGGCGAAAAAGGCAAAGCGTGCCCGGAAATCTGGAATTGCTGGCTATGAAAAGGTCATAATGGAGGGGGAAGAAGATAAGCCTTCACTCGCCCACGTCTACAAGCTGGCCCTCACGCGACCTTGGGTCCTCATGTTTGACTTGATCTCTCTCCTCTGCTCTATCTACACTTGTATCGTATTCACTCTTCAATTCATGCTCTTCAGCATCTACCCTATTGTATTCAGAGATATGAGGGGCTGGAACGCTGGCGTTTCGCAACTCCCTCTCCTCGGCCAGGTCGTTGGGGCTGTTTTGGGagccatcgtcatcttcgttgACAGTGAGCGGAGGCGAAGCAAGGATGCGGCTGGCAAGACGCTGCTGCCCGAGGATCGGCTTCTCATGGCTATGTTTGGAGGTGTTGCGTTCCCTATCACCATGTTCTGGCTCGCATGGTCGGCCAACTACAA CGCTGTTCCTTGGATCGTTCCGACTCTTGCGGGCACTTTCCTCTCTGCCGCTCTAATGCTCGTCTACGTTGCCATAATCAACTATCTGACCGACACATACGCCCAATACGCTGCCTCCGTCATAGCTGCCAACACAGTTGCTCGATCGGCTGGCAGTGCTGCCGCTCCTCTATTCACGGCCCAGATGTTCACTGCTCTTGGTGTAGGTGGTGGAGGTTCTCTCATCGGCGGAGTTGCGACTCTTCTGGCACTGATCCCATTTGTTTTTTTCTGGTACGGGGCTCGTATCCGGAGAAAGAGCAAATATGCGCTTGTCGAGCCTGGTCaaatggagaagatggacgaGGAAGCCGATCCTACTGACTATGGTGTTCAAGCTGAAGAGACTCAGCACACAGGTGATATGGATGAACCAGCACAGACCAAGCGTCCCGAGGATGCGTGA
- a CDS encoding related to GATA transcription factor gives MAQHGFNQFGNGHSGASIDPNDLAMSGGYSPSFNNFNSNSGNGTNGFTNSSAMFDDDELLDGLNAPPVTQSGISGQGQDFSGLSMGGFSQNTFPHRNSGLQIDQSHMNGYSSTPDGDPIQSPFNTGFNTQYRQMQGHSLGTSLHSPLSYNESPLAGAMNADSNDPNFLNAKARARMSQQMQRKTSNSRSPMSPMTPKTATLHGMTIGSQESPGFGGQAMKSANGQWLNTPAGSIPASYNSGYSSPMQPGMNQISEVMMKGGTSMPAKLGVASNAVSSQEMKRKRRRESHNLVERRRRDNINERIQDLSRLVPTHRLEDEKIRKLIQNGTPLSPSLTGIASPQATSGLAGPGARRATGNTAGNITTGLPIEDKDKGPNKGDILNGAVSWTRDLMWMLHLKLQQQEEMMNTIAELGGHFPFEMTEDERRMQTELMDAITKSENGTFSYSRTAGSGLRVPHHTDYRGDSLSGGGGSLDPVAISPDDNLDLNDTNQFWHDPDDNNSGHASVNFKEEDEYDMDLTQ, from the coding sequence ATGGCTCAACACGGCTTCAACCAATTTGGCAACGGCCACAGCGGTGCAAGTATCGACCCCAACGATCTTGCTATGTCAGGTGGTTATTCTCCTTCattcaacaacttcaactcgAACTCTGGAAACGGTACAAACGGATTCACGAATAGCTCCGCTATgttcgatgatgatgagcttttgGATGGTCTGAATGCACCTCCTGTTACCCAGTCCGGAATCTCGGGTCAAGGCCAGGACTTTTCAGGACTGAGTATGGGTGGCTTCTCTCAGAATACATTCCCTCATCGTAACTCGGGTCTGCAAATCGACCAGTCACATATGAACGGGTACTCGAGTACCCCCGATGGAGATCCCATTCAAAGTCCATTCAATACTGGTTTCAACACCCAGTACCGACAAATGCAAGGCCACTCACTCGGAACGTCCTTGCATTCCCCATTATCCTACAACGAATCTCCATTGGCCGGCGCCATGAACGCCGATAGCAACGACCCAAATTTCCTCAACGCTAAAGCGAGAGCCAGAATGTCCCAGCAGATGCAGCGGAAGACATCCAATAGTCGTAGCCCTATGTCACCCATGACTCCCAAAACCGCTACACTTCATGGAATGACAATTGGATCGCAGGAGTCTCCCGGTTTCGGCGGTCAAGCCATGAAGTCAGCCAATGGGCAGTGGCTCAACACCCCTGCTGGAAGCATACCTGCATCTTACAACTCTGGGTACTCCTCTCCCATGCAGCCTGGCATGAATCAAATCAGTGAGGTTATGATGAAGGGTGGTACTTCGATGCCCGCGAAGCTTGGTGTCGCTTCAAACGCCGTTTCCTCTCAGGAAATGAAGAGGAAACGGCGCCGAGAGTCTCACAACCTTGTTGAACGTCGTCGACGAGATAACATCAACGAAAGGATCCAGGATCTCAGTCGACTCGTCCCCACTCACCGTctggaggatgagaagatccGAAAGCTTATCCAGAACGGGACACCTCTCTCTCCATCGTTGACTGGAATCGCCAGCCCTCAAGCAACGTCTGGCCTCGCCGGACCAGGAGCTCGAAGAGCCACTGGAAACACCGCAGGTAATATTACGACAGGCCTACCTAtcgaggacaaggacaagggtcCCAATAAGGGCGATATCCTCAACGGCGCCGTCAGTTGGACGCGAGATCTCATGTGGATGCTCCACCTTAAACTTCAAcagcaggaggagatgatgaacACTATCGCTGAACTGGGTGGGCACTTCCCCTTCGAGATGACAGAAGATGAGCGTCGGATGCAGACCGAGCTCATGGACGCCATAACAAAGAGTGAGAACGGTACTTTCTCCTACTCGCGAACAGCTGGATCTGGTCTGCGAGTGCCTCACCATACCGATTATCGGGGCGACTCTTTGTCAGGCGGAGGAGGCAGCCTCGATCCTGTTGCCATCAGCCCGGATGACAACCTCGACTTGAATGACACCAACCAATTTTGGCACGACCCGGATGACAATAACAGTGGCCACGCTTCAGTCAACttcaaagaagaggatgaatATGACATGGATCTTACGCAGTAA
- a CDS encoding related to SFT2-suppressor of sed5 ts mutants, whose translation MASSSFRDSINSLGWSRRDEPVNTSQQSGLISSLQSLNPFQGGSGYVRLPTTESSGAPLPAPSRREEEEGWFVLSRWDRLLIFGACNLAAVACFVICFTLFPVLSLRPRKFVILWSVGSLMFLASFAAVMGPMNYVYHLLSTPRLPFTAAYFGSITLTLVFALKLHSTILTLFSALVQLACLLWYLISYFPMGSTGLRFATSFGARQATAWMTG comes from the exons atggcctcttcctccttcagaGACTCGATAAACTCCCTTGGCTGGAGTCGCCGTGATGAACCAGTAAATACTTCTCAGCAGAGCGGGTTAATCTCCTCACTTCAGAGTTTGAATCCCTTCCAAGGAGGCAGCGGTTATGTCCGTCTACCTACCACCGAGAGCTCCGGTGCACCTCTCCCTGCGCCCAGTCGAcgtgaagaagaggaaggctGGTTTGTTC TTAGCCGATGGGATCGCTTGTTGATCTTTGGTGCTTGTAACCTCGCTGCTGTGGCATGTTTCGTCATCTGCTTCACTCTATTCCCCGTACTCTCTCTGAGACCACGCAAGTTTGTCATATT ATGGTCGGTTGGATCACTAATGTTCCTGGCCTCCTTCGCTGCGGTAATGGGCCCCATGAACTACGTTTATCACCTTCTTTCGACTCCTCGACTGCCGTTTACTGCGGCTTATTTCGGCTCTATCACGTTAACCCTAGTGTTTGCCTTAAAG CTTCACAGCACAATTCTTACCTTATTCTCCGCTCTCGTTCAGCTTGCCTGTCTGCTCTGGTATTTGATTAGTTATTTCCCTATGGGATCTACTGGACTGCGCTTTGCCACATCGTTTGGTGCAAGGCAAGCAACAGCATGGATGACTGGCTAG
- a CDS encoding related to U4/U6 snRNP-associated 61 kDa protein — protein MSTVADDLLNDFGSSGDEAEEELNDGLIKDEEATSNRDAMQLDGDAETRDDEDSDEGMNDREDSEATKVKVEKMQLGGVKDVRSVANLMQTLEPVLEVSTAPFKPSRINGRILMDDSFTSVLLTDSPDVLPRTLQRIAHYRSQAATQNTNVGNIEDHPEYHLLTQSNSLSTQIDGEVVLVHKFIRDHYSTRFPELERLVTTPIEYAKVVAIIGNGPLDSESIKALQTSTDNPLGITLKSVLDGPSLMIVTVEATTSKGHEMTPEELERVYKACDMVIALNKAKQTLAEYVQSRMNIFAPNLTALVGSLTAAQLLNAAGGLTGLSKTPACNIASWGSKKKHSGLATNIGVRQQGYLYNSEMIRGIPTDLKKQALRIVSAKLVLAARVDRTHSSPDGSTGEELKSACLERLEKLTEPPPNKGQRALPVPDDKPSRKRGGRRARKAKEALAMTDLRKQQNRMAFGKEEREVGYGTGESTVGMGMIGQSNDGRIRSTQIDQRTRAKLSAKSKGWGGNSTVGGAASSIGGFGQASNIDLRGRGLRASGVGSTIGSATGTASSLSFTPVQGLELVDPKMQAELSKKRKAEEDRWFKGGSFTQVGGSSSGSVFKVPALPAAKRVDTGSTKTGASASK, from the coding sequence ATGTCGACTGTCGCAGACGATCTCCTCAACGATTTTGGGAGCTCAGGCGATGAGGCCGAAGAAGAACTCAACGATGGCCTcatcaaggatgaagaggcaaCCAGCAACCGTGACGCCATGCAGTTAGATGGCGACGCGGAGACGAGGGACGATGAAGATTCGGATGAGGGAATGAACGACAGAGAAGACTCCGAAGCAACAAAAGTAAAGGTCGAGAAGATGCAGCTTGGAGGAGTAAAGGATGTTAGAAGCGTTGCCAACCTCATGCAAACGCTTGAACCAGTTCTCGAGGTTAGTACTGCCCCCTTCAAACCGAGCCGCATCAACGGTCGCATCTTGATGGACGATTCGTTTACATCTGTTCTTTTGACGGATAGCCCTGACGTATTGCCTCGGACGCTACAGAGAATCGCACATTACCGATCGCAAGCCGCGACGCAGAATACCAACGTCGGAAACATCGAAGATCATCCCGAGTATCATCTTCTGACGCAGTCCAACAGCCTTTCGACCCAGATCGATGGCGAGGTTGTCCTCGTTCATAAGTTCATTCGCGACCACTACTCGACGAGGTTTCCCGAGCTCGAGCGACTTGTCACGACGCCAATCGAATATGCCAAGGTCGTTGCCATCATCGGAAATGGTCCGTTGGATTCGGAGAGTATCAAGGCCCTGCAGACTTCGACTGACAACCCGCTTGGAATAACACTCAAGTCCGTCCTTGATGGGCCGTCACTCATGATAGTGACGGTGGAGGCCACCACATCAAAGGGCCACGAGATGACACCCGAAGAGCTTGAGCGCGTTTACAAGGCATGCGATATGGTTATTGCcctcaacaaggccaagcagACTCTCGCCGAGTACGTGCAGTCGCGCATGAACATTTTTGCGCCAAACCTGACAGCCCTTGTTGGTTCTCTTACGGCCGCCCAACTCCTCAACGCGGCAGGGGGCCTGACAGGTCTCTCCAAGACGCCTGCTTGCAACATCGCCTCTTGGGgatccaagaagaagcactcGGGGCTTGCTACGAACATAGGTGTTCGGCAGCAGGGCTACCTTTACAACTCGGAGATGATCCGAGGCATTCCCACCGACTTGAAAAAACAAGCCTTGAGAATCGTGTCGGCCAAGCTAGTTCTGGCTGCCCGGGTTGATCGTACACACTCCAGTCCTGATGGATCCACAGGAGAGGAGCTCAAGTCAGCATGTCTTGAGCGTCTTGAGAAACTGACAGAGCCACCTCCCAACAAAGGACAGCGTGCGCTCCCTGTGCCAGACGATAAGCCATCCCGCAAGCGAGGTGGACGACGCGCTCGCAAGGCTAAGGAGGCTCTCGCTATGACTGATCTTCGCAAGCAGCAAAACCGTATGGCATTTGGCAAAGAGGAGAGGGAGGTTGGATACGGCACTGGCGAGTCGACTGTTGGTATGGGAATGATTGGTCAGTCGAACGACGGCCGCATTCGCAGTACGCAGATCGACCAGCGCACACGCGCAAAGCTCAGTGCCAAAAGCAAGGGCTGGGGCGGAAACAGCACCGTGGGTGGTGCTGCGTCGTCTATCGGTGGTTTTGGCCAAGCATCGAACATTGATCTACGAGGGCGCGGCTTACGAGCCTCGGGAGTTGGCAGCACCATCGGTTCAGCAACCGGCACAGCATCGTCTTTGTCATTCACGCCCGTCCAAGGTCTGGAGCTTGTTGACCCCAAGATGCAGGCAGAGCTCagcaagaagcgcaaggccgAGGAGGACCGCTGGTTCAAGGGCGGCAGCTTCACACAGGTCGGAGGGTCGTCGAGTGGAAGCGTTTTCAAGGTGCCGGCGCTCCCAGCAGCCAAACGCGTCGATACAGGGTCAACCAAAACGGGTGCATCAGCATCAAAATAA
- a CDS encoding probable crooked neck protein CGI-201 (short form), producing the protein MESSRGPPRVKNKAAAPVQISAEQLLREAVDRQEVGVQAPTQRFADLEELHEFQGRKRKEFEDYVRRNRLNLNNWLRYAQWELEQKEFARARSVFERALDAHPNNVQLWIRYIESEMKARNINHARNLLDRAVARLPRVDKLWYKYVYMEEMLGNIPGTRQVFDRWMQWQPDEAAWSSYIKLEKRYGEFERAREIFRTFTMIHPEPRNWIKWAKFEEEFGTSDQVREVFGEAVEALGDDFVDEKLFIAYARFEAKLKEYERARAIYKYALDRLPRSRSMILHKAYTTFEKQFGDKDGVEDVVLSKRRVYYEELIKENPKNYDAWFDYAKLEETSQDSDRIRDIYERAVAQVPPTMEKRHWRRYIYLWIFYAIWEEMQGQDVERTRQIYNTCLGLIPHKRFTFAKIWLMAAHFEIRQGELTAARKLLGRAIGMCPKDKIFNGYVDLERKLFEFVRCRTLYEKHIEYNPANCQTWIKFAELERGLDDLDRTRAIFELAVQQQQLDMPELLWKAYIDFEEEEGEYERTRDLYERLLEKTDHVKVWISYAHFEINIPEDEEEEGDEEQPVSEEAKERARKVFKRAHRSMRDRDLKEECVSLLNAWLSFERTHGSVEDVEAVQKQMPRKTKRRRKLDDDSWEEYIDYVFPADDRQAADVSNLLAMAQSWKQQAGGGLGA; encoded by the coding sequence ATGGAGTCGTCCAGAGGGCCACCGAGggtgaagaacaaggccgCCGCGCCTGTTCAAATCAGCGCCGAACAGCTTTTAAGAGAAGCTGTTGACCGTCAAGAAGTCGGAGTGCAGGCCCCCACTCAACGATTTGCTGATTTGGAAGAGCTTCACGAGTTTCAAGGacggaagagaaaagagttcGAGGACTATGTGCGACGCAATcgactcaacctcaacaactgGTTGCGATATGCTCAGTGGGAGTTGGAGCAGAAGGAATTTGCCCGCGCCCGGTCCGTCTTTGAGCGCGCACTCGACGCACACCCCAACAATGTTCAGCTATGGATTCGGTACATCGAGTCGGAGATGAAGGCGAGGAACATCAACCATGCGCGAAACCTCCTGGATCGTGCCGTCGCTCGCTTGCCGCGCGTTGACAAGCTCTGGTACAAATATGTCTACATGGAGGAGATGCTGGGCAACATTCCCGGAACGCGGCAAGTGTTTGATCGATGGATGCAATGGCAGCCAGATGAGGCGGCATGGAGCTCGTATATAAAGCTTGAGAAGCGGTACGGCGAATTCGAGCGAGCAAGAGAAATCTTTCGGACCTTTACTATGATTCACCCTGAGCCCCGGAATTGGATCAAGTGGGCCAAgtttgaggaggagttcgGTACTAGCGACCAAGTGCGGGAAGTCTTTGGGGAGGCCGTGGAGGCATTGGGAGATGACTTTGTCGATGAGAAGTTGTTTATCGCCTATGCTCGTTTCGAAGCCAAGCTAAAAGAGTATGAGCGCGCTCGTGCGATATACAAGTATGCCCTGGACCGACTACCAAGATCGAGGTCAATGATTTTGCACAAGGCATACACAACATTCGAGAAACAATTTGGCGACAAGGACGGGGTGGAAGATGTTGTGCTATCCAAGAGGAGAGTATATTACGAGGAGCTTATCAAAGAGAACCCAAAGAACTACGACGCCTGGTTCGACTACGCAAAGCTCGAAGAGACTTCACAGGACTCTGACAGAATTCGAGATATATACGAGAGAGCTGTTGCTCAGGTTCCACCAACGATGGAGAAGCGGCACTGGAGGCGATACATCTATCTCTGGATCTTCTACGCTATATGGGAAGAGATGCAGGGACAGGATGTTGAACGGACACGGCAGATTTACAATACGTGCTTGGGTCTGATCCCACATAAGAGGTTCACGTTTGCTAAAATTTGGCTCATGGCGGCGCATTTCGAAATCAGACAGGGTGAACTTACCGCAGCGCGAAAGCTTCTTGGACGTGCGATTGGCATGTGCCCAAAggacaagatcttcaacGGCTACGTTGACCTTGAACGCAAACTATTTGAGTTCGTGCGGTGTCGCACTCTGTATGAGAAGCACATCGAATATAACCCAGCAAATTGTCAGACATGGATCAAGTTTGCTGAACTTGAGCGTGGTCTGGATGATCTGGACCGTACACGCGCCATCTTCGAGCTTGCtgtccagcagcaacagcttgACATGCCTGAGCTTCTATGGAAGGCGTACATCGAtttcgaggaggaagaaggtgAATACGAGCGGACGCGAGATCTCTACGAGCGCCTACTTGAAAAGACGGACCACGTCAAGGTCTGGATTAGTTACGCGCACTTTGAGATCAACAttccagaagatgaggaggaggagggtgatgAGGAACAGCCAGTCAGCgaagaggccaaggagcGAGCACGCAAGGTATTCAAGCGAGCACACAGGAGTATGCGAGACCGAGATCTCAAGGAAGAGTGTGTTTCGCTACTCAACGCCTGGTTATCATTCGAGCGCACACACGGCTCAGTGGAGGACGTGGAGGCTGTGCAGAAACAAATGCCACGCAAGACGAAGCGCCGAAGAAAGCTCGACGACGACTCGTGGGAGGAATACATCGACTATGTCTTCCCTGCCGATGACAGGCAGGCTGCCGACGTGTCCAATCTCCTGGCCATGGCACAGAGCTGGAAACAACAGGCGGGTGGAGGTCTTGGTGCATGA